A genome region from Passer domesticus isolate bPasDom1 chromosome 27, bPasDom1.hap1, whole genome shotgun sequence includes the following:
- the LOC135286770 gene encoding keratin, type I cytoskeletal 19 — translation MASYSFRQSSSSVVGGPGASSLRFGGSFRAPSIHGGSGGRGVSVSSARFVSSGLGSGLGGGYGGGSFSSSFGYGGGLGDGLLSGNEKATMQSLNDRLASYLEKVRALEEANSDLETKIRNWYQKQGPSPARDYSAYFKTIEDLRDKILDATIDNARIVLQIDNARLAADDFKTKFETEQGLRMGVEADINGLRRVLDELTLSRADLELQIEGLKEELAYLKKNHEEELSALRGQVAGQVSVELDSAPGIDLSKILADMRDQYEQMAEKNRKDAEAWFHSKTEELNREVAVNTEQLQSSKSEVTDLRRTLQGLEIELQSQLSMKAALEGTLADTEARYGAQLAQIQALVGSIEAQLAELRADMERQNTEYKILMDIKTRLEQEIATYRQLLEGQESQMFGSLSGTADKRDKH, via the exons ATGGCCAGTTacagcttcaggcagagcagctcctctgtgGTGGGGGGTCCCGGCGCCTCCTCCCTCCGCTTCgggggcagcttcagggcccCCAGCATCCACGGGGGATCTGGGGGCAGAGGAGTGTCCGTGTCCTCTGCCAGGTTTGTCTCCTCCGGCCTGGGGAGCGGCCTGGGGGGCGGCTATGGTGGAggcagcttcagcagcagctttggcTATGGGGGTGGCCTGGGCGATGGGCTCCTGTCCGGGAATGAAAAGGCGACCATGCAAAGCCTGAACGATCGCCTGGCCTCCTACCTGGAGAAGGTGCGTGCCCTCGAAGAGGCAAACTCCGACCTTGAAACCAAAATCCGAAACTGGTACCAGAAACAGGGACCAAGCCCAGCTCGGGACTACAGTGCTTATTTCAAGACTATTGAGGACCTTCGAGACAAG ATCCTTGATGCCACCATTGATAACGCCAGGATTGTGCTGCAGATTGACAatgccaggctggctgctgaTGACTTCAAAACCAA gtttGAGACGGAGCAAGGTCTGCGCATGGGCGTGGAGGCCGACATCAACGGCCTGCGCCGCGTCCTGGACGAGCTGACCCTGTCCAGAGCTGACCTGGAGCTGCAGATTGAAGGACTAAAGGAGGAACTGGCCTACCTAAAGAAAAACCATGAGGAG GAGCTGAGTGCCCTGAGAGGGCAAGTAGCTGGCCAAGTCAGCGTTGAGCTGGACTCTGCTCCAGGCATTGACCTGTCCAAGATCCTGGCAGATATGAGGGACCAGTATGAACAGATGGCTGAGAAGAACAGGAAGGATGCTGAGGCCTGGTTCCACAGCAAG ACTGAAGAGCTGAACCGTGAGGTCGCCGTTAACACCGAACAACTGCAGAGCAGCAAGTCCGAGGTCACCGACCTGCGGCGcaccctgcaggggctggagatcgagctgcagtcccagctcagcatg AAAGCGGCGCTGGAAGGCACCTTGGCCGACACAGAAGCGCGGTACGGGGCGCAGCTGGCGCAGATCCAGGCGCTGGTTGGCAGCATCGAggcacagctggcagagctccGGGCCGACATGGAGCGCCAGAACACCGAATACAAGATCCTCATGGATATCAAGACCCGGCTGGAGCAGGAGATCGCTACGTACCGACAGCTCCTGGAAGGGCAGGAGTCCCA GATGTTTGGCTCCCTTTCAGGAACTGCTG ATAAAAGAGACAAGCACTGA
- the LOC135286759 gene encoding keratin, type I cytoskeletal 15-like: MATSYMSSSSTYGGGFGGSSSRLSSVRAGGTCRAPSIHGGSGGRGVSISSARYVSSSGGGCGIGGGYGGGFGGGAVCGFGGGSGFGGGSCFGGGAGFGGGAGFGGGFDLGGGFGGGDGLLSGNEKITMQNLNDRLASYLDKVRALEEANSDLEVKIRDWYQKQAPTSPARDYSNYYKIIEDLRDKILAATIDNSRVILEIDNARLAADDFRLKYENELFLRQSVESDINGLRRVLDELTLSRADLEMQIETLKEELAYLKKNHEEEMKEYSNQLSGTVNVEMDAAPGIDLTRVLAEMREQYEALAEKNRKDAEAWFFTQTEELNREVATHNQQIQTSKSEITELRRNLQSLEIELQSQLSMKAGLEANLRDTEGRYCAQLAQIQALISSVEEQLSELRCDMERQNQEYKMLMDIKSRLEQEIATYRQLLEGQDAQLSGLNPKDAFGSSTRGRSGTDDDGKPVSTRDRRYP, encoded by the exons ATGGCCACTTCCTACATGAGCTCTTCCTCCACCTACGGGGGTGGCTTTGGGGGCAGCAGCTCTCGCCTGTCCTCGGTGCGCGCCGGAGGCACCTGCCGGGCCCCGAGCATCCACGGCGGCTCCGGCGGCCGCGGCGTCTCCATCTCCTCGGCCAGGTACGTCTCCTCTTCAGGAGGAGGCTGTGGCATTGGCGGGGGCTATGGAGGAGGCTTTGGAGGGGGAGCAGTCTGTGGCTTCGGAGGGGGCTCCGGCTTCGGAGGGGGCTCCTGCTTCGGAGGGGGCGCTGGCTTTGGAGGCGGCGCTGGCTTTGGTGGAGGATTTGACCTTGGTGGTGGCTTTGGTGGCGGCGATGGCCTCCTCTCTGGCAATGAGAAGATAACCATGCAGAACCTGAATGACCGGCTGGCTTCGTACCTGGACAAAGTGCGAGCCCTGGAAGAGGCCAATTCGGATTTAGAAGTGAAAATCCGAGACTGGTACCAGAAACAagctcccaccagccctgcccgtGACTACAGCAATTATTACAAGATAATTGAAGATCTCCGAGACAAG ATCCTTGCTGCTACCATTGACAATTCCCGGGTCATTTTGGAGATTGACAACGCCAGGCTGGCTGCTGATGACTTCAGACTGAA GTATGAGAACGAGCTGTTCCTGCGCCAGAGCGTGGAGTCCGACATCAACGGCCTGCGCCGCGTCCTGGACGAGCTCACCCTGTCCAGAGCTGACCTGGAGATGCAGATTGAGACACTGAAAGAGGAGCTGGCTTATCTGAAGAAGAACCATGAAGAG GAAATGAAAGAGTACTCCAACCAGCTGAGTGGAACAGTCAACGTGGAAATGGATGCAGCTCCTGGCATTGACCTGACCAGAGTTCTTGCTGAGATGAGGGAGCAGTATGAAGCTCTGGCTGAGAAGAACCGTAAGGATGCTGAGGCCTGGTTCTTCACTCAG acTGAGGAGCTGAACCGTGAAGTTGCCACCCACAACCAGCAGATACAGACCAGCAAGTCAGAGATCACGGAACTGCGCCGCAacctgcagagcctggagatCGAGCTCCAGTCGCAGCTGAGCATG AAAGCTGGGCTGGAGGCCAACCTGCGGGACACGGAGGGCCGGTACTGCGCGCAGCTGGCTCAGATCCAGGCCCTCATCAGCAGcgtggaggagcagctgagcgAGCTGCGCTGCGACATGGAGCGCCAGAACCAGGAGTACAAAATGCTCATGGACATCAAGAGTCGCCTGGAGCAGGAGATCGCCACGTACCGCCAGCTGCTGGAGGGCCAGGATGCACA GTTGTCAGGACTGAACCCCAAGGATG CATTTGGGAGCAGCACAAGAGGTCGCTCTGGCACGGACGATGATGGAAAACCTGTTTCTACCCGTGACAGGAGATACCCATAA
- the KRT23 gene encoding keratin, type I cytoskeletal 23 — MSTSQGPFQFFSGSLRGSSGCGLAQQGTSYRASSADGGASSTHASFSSSRPFWLAAGGTAWGGFGEHYGESIFLGGNEKQTMQNLNERLAAYLDKVRALEAANAQLESCILEWHRTKSHGKRHDFNQYEQNVTDMQRQIEDSKITNASILLQIDNANMATEDFRLKYEAEKCRRQGVQLDVENLRKELDGMTIITTDLEMEIEGLREEHILRRKDHEEDMEANRSSQDFKVNVKVNAAPPADLGKILAEIREDYEAIIEKNRQSLDNWYKEQSAAMSLAAAPNPEQIQRNENEIKELRRTLQSLDIELQAQISKKHMLEDTLADTRNYYAAALQNMQQIISRCEEELSQVRHDMKQQNNQYKVLLGIKTRLEKEISTYRLLLEGNADGTARKSETKEHSGLNRKLKAIVHDSVNGEVVSSTINELPPQA, encoded by the exons ATGAGCACCAGCCAAGGCCCTTTCCAGTTTTTTTCTGGGTCCCTCAGGGGTAGTTCAGGGTGTGGTTTGGCCCAGCAAGGAACTTCTTACAGAGCATCAAGTGCAGATGGTGGTGCCAGCAGCACACatgcctccttctcctccagcagaCCCTtctggctggctgcaggagggacagcctggggaggCTTCGGCGAGCACTATGGGGAGAGCATCTTCCTGGGTGGGAATGAGAAACAGACTATGCAGAACCTGAATGAGCGCTTGGCTGCCTACCTGGACAAGGTCCGTGCCTTAGAAGCAGCCAACGCTCAGCTGGAGAGCTGCATCctagagtggcacaggacaaagtcTCATGGAAAGAGGCATGACTTCAACCAGTACGAGCAAAACGTCACTGACATGCAAAGACAG ATTGAGGATAGCAAGATCACCAATGCCAGCATCCTTTTACAAATTGATAACGCTAACATGGCAACTGAAGACTTCAGGCTCAA ATACGAGGCCGAGAAGTGTCGCAGGCAGGGAGTGCAGCTGGACGTGGAGAACCTGCGCAAGGAGCTCGACGGCATGACCATTATTACCACAGATCTGGAAATGGAAATTGAAGGCTTGAGAGAAGAGCACATCCTCAGGAGGAAAGACCATGAGGAG GACATGGAAGCCAATCGCTCCTCACAAGACTTCAAAGTCAATGTGAAAGTAAACGCGGCCCCTCCTGCAGACTTAGGCAAGATTCTGGCAGAAATAAGAGAAGATTATGAGGCCATAATTGAAAAGAATCGTCAAAGCCTGGACAACTGGTACAAAGAACAG AGTGCAGCaatgtccctggcagcagccccgAATCCTGAACAGATCCAGCGCAACGAGAACGAGATCAAGGAGCTAAGGAGAACTTTGCAGTCCCTGGACATCGAGCTGCAGGCACAGATTAGTAAG AAACACATGCTGGAAGACACCTTGGCTGACACTCGGAATTATTACGCTGCTGCACTTCAAAACATGCAGCAGATCATCTCCAGGtgtgaggaggagctgagccagGTTCGGCACGACATGAAGCAGCAAAACAACCAATATAAGGTTCTTCTTGGGATCAAAACCCGCCTGGAAAAGGAAATTTCCACATACCGCCTGCTGCTGGAAGGCAATGCTGACGG GACAGCAAGAAAATCTGAAACTAAAG aaCACTCTGGGCTGAACCGAAAGCTCAAAGCCATTGTCCACGACAGCGTGAACGGGGAGGTGGTGTCCTCCACCATCAACGAGCTCCCCCCTCAAGCCTGA